In Silurus meridionalis isolate SWU-2019-XX chromosome 19, ASM1480568v1, whole genome shotgun sequence, the DNA window gatcatacTTATTACTAAACacatcactaaacacactaaacacactgatcactgaaCACTAAACACAACGATCACACttatcactaaacacactgatcatacTTATTACTAAACacatcactaaacacactaaacacacttatCACTAAACATACTGATCATACAGATCACTAAACACATCAATAAACAAACTGATCACTAAACACATTGATCATACTTATCactaaacacaataaacacattgATCACAAAACACACTAATTACACTTATCACTacacacgctaaacacactAATCCctaacacactgatcacacttatcactacacacctaaacacactgatcatatttgttactaaacacactgatcacacttatcactacacacctaaacacactaATCATATTTGttactaaacacactgatcactacacacactgaacacactgatcactggaCACTAAACACATCACTAAATGCACTGACCACTAAACACACAAATCAGtcactaaacacactgttcaatgtacactaaacacactgattactgaacactaaacacactgatcaccaaacatcactaaacacactgctcactacacacactaaacacactgatcactgaacactaaacacactgatcactaaacactaaacacactgatcactggaCACTAAACacatcactaaacacactaaacacactgatcactaaacacactaaacacactgatcattaaacacactgatcatacTTATCACtgaacacactgatcactaaacacaatgatcactaaacacactgatcacacttatCACTAAAGacatcactaaacacactaaacacactgatcacacttatCATTGAAGacatcactaaacacactaaacatACTGTTTactgaacactaaacacactaatacactgattactaaacacaatgatcacacttattactaaacacactgatcatacTTATTACTAAACacatcactaaacacactaaacacactgatcactgaaCACTAAACACAACGATCACACttatcactaaacacactgatcatacTTATTACTAAACACACcactaaacacactaaacacactaatacactgattactaaacacaatgatcacacttattactaaacacactgatcatacTTATTACTAAACacatcactaaacacactaaacacactgatcactgaaCACTAAACACAACGATCACACttatcactaaacacactgatcatacTTATTACTAAACacatcactaaacacactaaacacacttatCACTAAACATACTGATCATACAGATCACTAAACACATCATTAAACAAACTGATCACTAAACACATTGATCATACTTATCACTAAACACATCAATAAACAAActgatcactaaacacactaattacacttatcactaaacacactaaacacactaatccctaacacactgatcacacttatcactaaacacactaaacacactaaaacactgaTCACACTTATCACTACACACCCTAAACACACTAATCATATTTGTTACTAAACACACTGTTCAAtgtacactaaacacactgaacacactgatcactggaCACTAAACACATCACTAAATGCACTGACCACTAAACACACAAATCAGtcactaaacacactgttcaatgtacactaaacacactgattactgaacactaaacacactgatcaccaaacatcactaaacacactgctcactacacacactaaacacacactgatcactgaacactaaacacactgatcactaaacactaaacacactgatcactgaacactaaacacactgatcactaaacatcactaaacacactgctcactacacactaaacacactgatcactgaacactaaacacactgatcactgaacactaaacacactgatcactgaacactaaacacactgatcactaaacatcactaaacacactgctcactacacactaaacacactgatcactgaacactaaacacactgatcactgaacactaaagacactgatcactaaacatcactaaacacactgctcactacacacactaaaacactgatcactgaacactaaacacactgatcactgaacactaaacacaccgatcactgaacactaaacacacgattactgaacactgaacacactgatcacatttTCACTAAACACACCGATCACTGAACACTAAATACActgatcactaaacacactgatcactacacacattaaacacactgatcactaaacactctgatcactaaacacactgatcactaaacacactgatcattaaaacactaaatatactcatcactaaacacactgatcacacttatCACTAAACACATCACTAAACATGctgatcactaaacacactgatcactaaacacactgatcactaaacacactgatcacacttatCACTAAAACCACTGATCACtgaacacactcatcactgggcactaaacacactgatcactaaacacactgatcactacacacactaaacacactgatcactaaacacactgatcactacacacactaaacacactgatcacacttatcactaaacacactgatcattaaacactaaacacactgatcactgaaCACTAAACACGCTGATCACACTTATcaataaacacactgatcattaaacacactaatcaatcactaaacacactgataacTAAGCACACTGATCACATAGCACACTAAAACACTGATCactgaacactaaacacactgatcacacttatCAATAAACACACTGATAACTAAGCACACTGATCACTTAGCACACTAaaacactgatcacactaaacacactaaacacactgatcacacttatcactaaacactaaacacactgatcactgaacactaaacacactgatcactaaacacactgatcactgaacactacacacactgatcactaaacatcactaaacacactgctcactacacacactaaacacactgatcactgaacactaaaacactgatcactaaacactaaacacactgatcactgaacactaaacacactgatcactaaacatcactaaacacactgctcactacacacactgatcactaaacacactgatcactgaacactaaacacactgatcactgaacactaaagacactgatcactaaacatcactaaacacactgctcactacacacactaaacacactgatcactgaacactaaacacaccgatcactgaacactaaacacaccgatcactgaacactaaacacaccgattactgaacactgaacacactgatcacatttTTCACTAAACACACCGATCACTGAACACTAAATACActgatcactaaacacactgatcactacacacattaaacacactgatcactaaacactctgatcactaaacacactgatcactaaacacactgatcattaaaaacactaaatatactcatcactaaacacactgatcacacttatCACTAAACACATCACTAAACATGctgatcactaaacacactgatcactaaacacactgatcactaaacacactgatcacacttatCACTAAAACCACTGATCACtgaacacactcatcactggGCACTAAACActgatcactaaacacactgatcactacacacactaaacacactgatcactaaacacactgatcactacacacactaaacacactgatcacacttatcactaaacacactgatcattaaacactaaacacactgatcactgaaCACTAAACACGCTGATCACACTTATcaataaacacactgatcattaaacacactaatcaatcactaaacacactgataacTAAGCACACTGATCACATAGCACACTAAAAACACTGATCactgaacactaaacacactgatcacacttatCAATAAACACACTGATAACTAAGCACACTGATCACTTAGCACACTAAAACACTGATCactgaacactaaacacactgatcacacttatcaataaacacactgatcactgaacactaaacacactgatcactaaacacactgatcactgaacactacacacactgatcacacttatcactaaacacactgatcactgaacactaaacacactgatcactgaacactaaacacactgatcacacttatcactaaacacactgaacactaaagacactgatcactaaacacactaaacacactgatcactgaaCATTTAACAAACTAATCAGTGAACAATgaacacactgaacactgagAATCCTGATCACACTAGTTGCTGATACATTACAccttgtgtgtttatttctgtatgCATCTTATTTagctgtgcgtgtgtgtgtgtgtgtgtgtgtgtgtgtgtgtgtgtgtgtgtgttcaggttccGATCTCTTGTTTGATGTCATTCCTAAGTGAGTTGGAACGTGGTTacagcaaacacacaaatgCGTATCACAATCAAATACACGCTGCCGAcgtcacacacaccattcactgtCTTCTGCTGCACACCGGATTACTGgtacctgtgtgtatgtgtgtgtgtgtctgtgtgtgtctgtgtgtgtggggttaaaaatataaattaaatacaaaagatATTGtctgctaatatatatatatatatatatatatatatatatatatatatatatatatatatatatatatatatatatttatttgtgtgcatgtgtgtggttgtgtgtagtACTGGTTGACAGAGCTGGAGGTGTTAGCATGTCTGTTTGCAGCAGCCATTAATGATTATGAACACACAGGAAACACCAACAACTTCCACATTCACACACGGTGCGTAATATTGAGTGTATTCACTGCTAAAAAAGTGTGATAATACAATCGTGTacacaatatgtgtgtgtgcgtgtgtgtgtgtgtgtgtgtgtgtgtgtgtgtgtgtgtgtgtgtgtgtaggtctgaCTTGGCGATGATCTACAATGATCGGTCGGTGCAGGAGTGTCATCATGTCAGTGCCGTTTTCCGCCTCCTGCAGGATGAAAACATGAACATCTTCATGAACCTGACACGAAATGAATGGCTGTgagtctctgtctctcacacacacacacacacacacacacacacacacacacacacgcgcacacacacacacacgcgcacacacacacacacacacacacacacacacacgcgcacacacacacacacacacacacacacacacacaattttgaaTCTAGCGCTGTGTTGGCTATATTAACTTtaccgctgtgtgtgtgtgtgtgtctcagtgagCTAAGGTCTCTGGTGATAGAGATGGTGTTGGGAACAGACATGtcctctcacattctacaggtTAAAGCTATGAGGACATGTTTACAGCAGCATGAAAGgtaaacattttcattaacacacataagcaataatacacacacacacacacacacacacacacacacacacacacacacacacacacacacacggacatgcacacacagggTTCTGGGCTGTGATTGGAAAGAGGTGATTACAGCAGCTCTGAAAGTAGTGCAGGTTTCTATGAAAGTGTTCGCTCTGGTTATGGTTGCTATAGTAATGGCTTCTTCACAGGGaactaaaaacacacaatcCCTTGATAATTCACTGAACTAGAACACTGCAGAATATAGACGAGAATGTCCTCAATGACTCATTAAAGTTAGAAGTCATTCCACACTCACTGCAGTTCTAAATCTGATATCTTTATAAACACAATGAGCAGGAGCAGCTGACTGGGTGCTGATGTGTAGAAGGAGATGGAGATCTGACACTGTAGTTGATTTATGGGTGCGTGACAGCCTGAAGACTTAAATAAAGAGCGTGTATTTTCTATTCCAAATCCAGATGTTCCATCAGTGTACCCACGAGACATTAACCCACAAATAATcgcacacacagtgtgtgtagatgatgtgttggAATGCAGATAAGTGCCTGAGCACCTGTCCAAAAAAACTGTATCTTTAGAGACTAAtcactgtgcatgtgtgtgtatcagcATTGATAAAGCAAAGGCGTTGTCTTTGATTCTTCACACGGCTGATATCAGTCATCCTGCTAAATCCTGGAGTTTACACTCACGCTGGACCCCCAGACTAATGGAGGAGTTTTTTacacaggtaaacacacacacacacacacacacacacacacacacacacacacacacacacacacacacacactgccacaagcaataataataataataataataataatatggtaTATTTATGTACAGGTTTAGTTTCATCACACATGGATATTATGCCTAAatgctaatatttaaatattgtgtgtgtgtgtgtgtgtgtgtgtgtgtgtgttttacaggggGCTAAAGAAGCTAAACTGGGTTTGGCTATCTCTCCTCTGTgtgacagacagaaaacacCTGTCGCTCAGTCTCAGATCGGTGAGAACTCACTGTTATTTCCTGACCTCATGCACAAACCTGTTGATCAGCAATAACACACACCTTCATGTAGAAGGGGCGGATTAGAGAAATCCTTCAAATGAAATACATTAATAACTGATGATTTGTCTGTTTCAGCTTTTATAGAGTTTATTGTGGAGCCAACGTTTTTATTAATCAGTGACATGTCTGAGAAAATCATCATCCCTCTGATACAGGACTCGACTGAGCCATCAGCAACCTGCAGCagatacaggtgtgtgtgttactgcacCGGTAACGTCCCCAAACACACTGTAGAGGTAAAAACGATGTTAGATGTCACCGGTTTTGTCTCTTGACAGATTTGCTCTAATTGCTTCATCTGTTGCGCTTGAGCAGCGCCCCCTCCTGTCAAGGGTGAAATATCCTTTTAAAAGCTCCTTCCCTTACACCTATAAAGACCACAAATTCACAAAAGTAAACAACATTATTAtaacaaattaatatttaaatgaatgaattgacaAGAATTCAATAGTATAGTAAATAAGGCTCCTACATCCGGCCCCTTATTGAGGGTGTAAATTATGCCGAATGtctactaataaatatataaggtTCATGAAAGCTCATTTATTTTTGGTTCTATCTTTTTCTGTATCTGCTATTAGCAGGCAAGGTTTATTAATAGGTCTTTCCGAGAAACCAGTGTTTGTCTGCAGTTTAACAGTTCTTATGTGTCGTTTGGAATCAGGTAGAACTTCTGTTACTCTTCCAATAGGCTATAATCCACGAGGTGCCGATCTTTCTGCAGACCTTATTTGCAGTTTTTAGCAGTTTTGTTGTTCTTCTTGGGACCGCCTTTTCCAGAAATGGTCTGTTAAATACTGTTTTTGCCTTCAGCTACAGTATGTATGatggtatgtatatatatatatatatatttatatatatatatactgtatatatatatgtgtgtgtgtgtgtgtgtgtgtgtgtgtgtgtgtgtgtgtgtagaggactACAGTGGACTGTGGCGGACCTCGTTAGCTTCAGATCCATGTGGATGAGACACACTGAGGAGAACAAGAGCAATTGGAGGGACAAAATGAATAATGggtataatgaatatataaacactgacacacacacacacacacaaagtatataaacacatatacacacacacaaagaatcaATCAGATTTACCGATTTCTCATCTGGAATGAAGAGCagaaaagtattttatatattttgtatatgaaCTGTCActctctgtccctgtctgtctctttgtctgtgtccatgtctccatctgtctcactgtctctgcAGGGGTG includes these proteins:
- the LOC124401951 gene encoding calcium/calmodulin-dependent 3',5'-cyclic nucleotide phosphodiesterase 1B-like, translating into MVQQLEINNLDFEELKRNVEFTAVLLEALYTDRTEPSLDVDDDLQLRSDVVPVEVRDWLASTFSQTVQPIRRRLEEKPKFRSIVHAVQAGIFVERMFRKAYSTAIPDQPADVLLCLRDLDKWSFDVFALDVSSSGHSLQTLFIELVIKHQLNSRFKVPISCLMSFLSELERGYSKHTNAYHNQIHAADVTHTIHCLLLHTGLLYWLTELEVLACLFAAAINDYEHTGNTNNFHIHTRSDLAMIYNDRSVQECHHVSAVFRLLQDENMNIFMNLTRNEWLELRSLVIEMVLGTDMSSHILQVKAMRTCLQQHESIDKAKALSLILHTADISHPAKSWSLHSRWTPRLMEEFFTQGAKEAKLGLAISPLCDRQKTPVAQSQIAFIEFIVEPTFLLISDMSEKIIIPLIQDSTEPSATCSRYRGLQWTVADLVSFRSMWMRHTEENKSNWRDKMNNGGV